The Alteromonas mediterranea DE genome contains the following window.
TACCGAGTCCCATTCTTCACGCTGGTAACGATAGTCTTTGCTCATTGCATTCTCTAGGTAGTTAACACGCCCTAATTATTATCCTAAGCCATAAAATGAAAAACGAATTTTAATCATCGTAGCGATAATAATTTTTGATGATTCACGCTTTGATTGGCTTAAAACTATGTTTATGCCTGTTAGCTGTACTATGGTGCACCGTAAGCGCGGAAGTTATAAAACCCTATAAAAATAATTTTTATTGCTATTTTACAAGTAGTTAAAGCAATAACAGCGCCCCTTTCTCTTTGCCGAGCAACTGCTCAAAAAGCAAGCTACATTTTTATTTTTTTGTTACTTTTTAAACCGTTAAAAATTTTTTATTGATAAGAGAAAAATCTTTTGTTTTATCTTCGTTTTTAATTGTCATAAAAGTGCGCTGAACAAAACATTACGNNGGGTACATCATGAAACGTTTAGCTATTCGACCATCAGCAAAACCTTATATTGACCGTCAAAAATTTCCCTATGGATTTCGCAAATCAGGTGACTTTAGCATTGCAGAAGCAGATCTTCTTACTCAATACGGTAAAACGTTACTGCAATTAGAAACGGGTGAACTTACACCACAAAACGACGATGAAGCGCATTTTGTTGACTTCATTAGCGGCAAGGTTGAAGCAAGTAACAACCTAGAAAAGGCGTGGGCGAAGTATGTCCGGTTAGCAAGAGGCAAGAAGCACTTTTATACGCTTCACAGCAGCGCGAGTAATCAATCGGATTATGACGACGACTTTTCCGACGATGAATTCGATGTAGCATAATCATTTGACCCTCTTAAAAAAGCTCGCTCCGGCGAGCTTTTTTGTTTTACGACTCGAAATGATCTCAATCAACTTTTGGCAAGAACAAAATGAAGAAACGTTAAGGACTGTCTACACTTAGACTAATACAAAGCGATGCCAATTTACTTGTTAATATCGCTTTGAATAACGAGCCCAAGCAAAGGAGGCGCAACGATGATCATTAGTTCAAAACAGCTTACTCACTTTTCCATTCACGCCGTGGATGACAAAGTGGGCGGCATCCGCGATATCCTTTTTGATGACGAGACCTTTACCGTACGCTATTTGGTTGCAGATACAAACACCTGGCTTCCACTTAGCCGCAAGGTTGTGATATCTCCTATCTCTGTGACAGGTTTAGAAGCCGAGGAGGAGTCCATTCAAATAAACATGACGGTTGATACTCTTAAAAACAGTCCGTCTATTGATGAGCATAAACCTGTATCTCGTGAATATGAGGAGAATCTCTTCAAATACTTCGGGTATGGCTATTATTGGATAGGACCAGGAGCTTGGGGGGAGTTTGCTCATCCCGATGAGTTAGTTGAATTACAGCACGCTGAGGAATCAGACACGGTCCACCCTAAAAAATCCACGAATCACCTGCGTGCTGTTGCAGAGGTGGGCGGATACGAGGTGGCTACAACCACTGATAATGTCGGCCACATCAGTAACTTTATTATTGATACGCGAAGCTGGGAAATTGTACTGCTGGTTGTAGATACCAATAATTGGCTTCCAGGCGGAAAACACCTTGCTCTTCTACCGACCGATGTAGATAAAATCGACTGGGCTGCACACTGCGTCAGCGTTAAGCTAAGCCATGACGAGCTAATTAATCGACCAGAAGTAGACAGTGATAAAATTACTGAAGAATCTTATATTCCTACATTATGCGCACAAATAAATAGTGAAACGCGTTAAGGACTAACGAGAAAATTTCATGCTGATAGATAATGCAATGTCCGTTTGCTAAGGCGGACATTGCACTTTAGAAAGGAAGAAAAACACTACTCGCAGAAAAATTCGTACATTAACGCAATTAAACGTTTAACACGTTCGTCAGCTAATCGATAATAAATGGTTTGACCTTCCCTTCTCGTGGCCACCATTTTTGATTCTCGCAGTAGGGCAAGATGTTGTGAAATTACAGGTTGTGATACGCTAACGACCTCAAGCAGCTCGGTTACCGATTTCTCCTCCTTTAATAGCGAGCAAAGCACCATAAGGCGCGTTTTGTTCGCAAATTGCTTAAGGAAGATCTCAGCCTCCACCGCATGTTCCATTATATCATCTGAACCTATCACCATATCCTCGGACATAAGCACTCTCTATCTGTAAAGTATTTCAACGTCAATTTATCCATTTACTATACTAAAGTATAAGGCAATTTGCCGACTTGCCATTTTATGCGATGAATTCCCGTATTTTATGAAATTTTGTAGTGCTACCCTATGAATATTGATTTTATCTTATTTATACCTCAGTTTCAGCGAAAGCGATTTTTAAAGGAAATATAATGCTAATTGATATCAAGAAACGGCTAGAAAATATCGACCTGGACATAAGAACAATAACGGCAGAACAAGCCGTCAGTGAGCAAAAAAATAATGGGGGTACGCTTATTGATGTTAGGGAAGCAGCAGAGGTCAGCAAAGAGCCCGTCCCTTGCGCCCTTCATATCCCGCGTGGCGTTTTAGAAATGAAGGCATTGGAACACTTTAGCGATGCTTCCACGCCTCTTTATATTCACTGTGCGTCTGGCGTGCGTGCTACGCTCGCAGCAGAACAGCTATTAAAGATGGGTTATGAGAATGTGTCGGTTATCAC
Protein-coding sequences here:
- a CDS encoding PRC-barrel domain-containing protein; its protein translation is MIISSKQLTHFSIHAVDDKVGGIRDILFDDETFTVRYLVADTNTWLPLSRKVVISPISVTGLEAEEESIQINMTVDTLKNSPSIDEHKPVSREYEENLFKYFGYGYYWIGPGAWGEFAHPDELVELQHAEESDTVHPKKSTNHLRAVAEVGGYEVATTTDNVGHISNFIIDTRSWEIVLLVVDTNNWLPGGKHLALLPTDVDKIDWAAHCVSVKLSHDELINRPEVDSDKITEESYIPTLCAQINSETR
- the maoP gene encoding DUF413 domain-containing protein, translated to MKRLAIRPSAKPYIDRQKFPYGFRKSGDFSIAEADLLTQYGKTLLQLETGELTPQNDDEAHFVDFISGKVEASNNLEKAWAKYVRLARGKKHFYTLHSSASNQSDYDDDFSDDEFDVA
- a CDS encoding ArsR/SmtB family transcription factor; protein product: MSEDMVIGSDDIMEHAVEAEIFLKQFANKTRLMVLCSLLKEEKSVTELLEVVSVSQPVISQHLALLRESKMVATRREGQTIYYRLADERVKRLIALMYEFFCE
- a CDS encoding rhodanese-like domain-containing protein, encoding MLIDIKKRLENIDLDIRTITAEQAVSEQKNNGGTLIDVREAAEVSKEPVPCALHIPRGVLEMKALEHFSDASTPLYIHCASGVRATLAAEQLLKMGYENVSVITCSVPTINQASTND